A single Musa acuminata AAA Group cultivar baxijiao chromosome BXJ2-1, Cavendish_Baxijiao_AAA, whole genome shotgun sequence DNA region contains:
- the LOC103983908 gene encoding hypersensitive-induced response protein 4, giving the protein MVNTFFVFCACIDQASIGVVEKWGRFLSLAGPGLHFFNPFAGECLAGVLSTRVSSLDVRVETKTKDNVFVQLVCSIQYRVVKENADDAFYELQNPQEQIQAYVFDVVRAHVPRMTLDELFEQKGDVAKAVLEELEKVMGGYGYNIEQILMVDIIPDASVRRAMNEINAAQRLQLASVYKGEAEKVLMVKKAEAEAEAKYLSGVGIAKQRQAITEGLRDNILNFSNTVSGTSAKEVMDLIMVTQYFDTIKELGNSSKNTTVFIPHGPGHVRDVTDQIRNGVMEASSNLVGN; this is encoded by the exons ATGGTGAACACCTTCTTCGTGTTCTGCGCCTGCATCGACCAGGCGAGCATCGGCGTGGTGGAGAAGTGGGGGCGCTTCCTCAGCCTCGCCGGCCCTGGCCTTCACTTCTTCAACCCCTTCGCCGGAGAGTGCCTTGCCGGCGTTCTCTCCACCCGCGTCTCCTCGCTCGACGTCCGCGTGGAGACCAAGACCAAG GATAATGTTTTTGTGCAACTGGTTTGTTCGATTCAGTATCGCGTCGTTAAAGAAAATGCTGATGATGCTTTCTATGAGTTGCAAAATCCACAAGAGCAGATCCAAGCTTATGTTTTTGATG TGGTCCGAGCCCATGTTCCAAGAATGACACTTGATGAGCTCTTTGAGCAAAAAGGTGATGTGGCAAAAGCAGTCCTTGAGGAGCTAGAAAAG GTGATGGGTGGGTACGGTTATAACATTGAGCAGATACTCATGGTTGATATTATACCAGATGCCTCAGTGCGTAGAGCAATGAACGAGATAAATGCTG CCCAGAGGCTTCAGCTTGCTAGTGTCTACAAAGGAGAAGCTGAAAAGGTCCTGATGGTGAAGAAAGCCGAAGCAGAGGCTGAAGCCAAATATCTTTCGGGTGTTGGGATAGCAAAGCAGCGCCAGGCTATAACCGAGGGACTAAGGGATAACATCTTGAACTTCTCTAACACAGTGTCTGGCACTTCTGCTAAAGAGGTGATGGATCTAATAATGGTCACACAGTACTTTGACACCATCAAAGAGCTTGGAAACTCATCAAAGAACACGACCGTGTTCATTCCTCATGGCCCCGGCCATGTGAGAGATGTAACTGATCAGATACGTAATGGAGTGATGGAAGCATCGAGCAATCTGGTCGGAAACTGA